One region of Rhodophyticola sp. CCM32 genomic DNA includes:
- the phbB gene encoding acetoacetyl-CoA reductase yields MGRVALVTGGSRGIGEAISKKLKADGYNVAATYAGNDEAAAAFTAETGIKTYKWNVADYDASAAGIARVEADLGPIEVVVANAGITRDAPFHKMTPEQWNQVIGTNLTGVFNTVHPVWPGMRERKFGRVIVISSINGQKGQFAQVNYAATKAGDLGVVKSLAQEGARAGITANAVCPGYIGTEMVMAVPEKVRESIIAQIPAGRLGEPEEIARCVAFLASDDAGFINGSTISANGAQFFV; encoded by the coding sequence ATGGGACGTGTAGCATTGGTTACCGGCGGCAGCCGTGGCATCGGGGAGGCGATTTCCAAGAAGTTGAAAGCCGATGGGTATAATGTCGCCGCGACCTATGCGGGCAATGATGAGGCCGCTGCCGCCTTTACTGCGGAAACCGGCATCAAGACCTATAAATGGAATGTTGCCGATTACGACGCATCGGCCGCCGGTATCGCCCGGGTCGAGGCTGATCTTGGCCCGATCGAGGTGGTTGTGGCGAATGCGGGCATCACCCGCGATGCGCCGTTCCACAAAATGACGCCGGAGCAATGGAACCAGGTGATCGGCACCAACCTGACCGGTGTGTTCAACACGGTCCACCCGGTCTGGCCCGGCATGCGGGAGCGGAAGTTCGGCCGGGTCATCGTGATCTCCTCGATCAACGGTCAGAAAGGTCAGTTCGCGCAGGTGAACTATGCCGCGACCAAGGCCGGCGATCTGGGTGTCGTGAAATCCCTGGCCCAGGAAGGTGCCCGCGCGGGCATCACCGCCAATGCGGTCTGCCCCGGCTATATCGGCACGGAGATGGTCATGGCGGTGCCTGAAAAGGTGCGCGAGTCGATCATCGCCCAAATCCCCGCAGGCCGGTTGGGAGAACCCGAAGAGATCGCCCGCTGCGTGGCCTTCCTTGCCTCTGACGATGCGGGTTTCATCAACGGCTCCACCATCTCGGCCAATGGTGCGCAGTTCTTTGTGTGA
- a CDS encoding polyprenyl synthetase family protein: protein MSLDEAATKPHDRLRAYLTDDLDAVNGLIRARMVSDHAPRIPEVTAHLVEAGGKRIRPMMTLAAARLCGYDGDAHQKLAATVEFIHTATLLHDDVVDESGQRRGRPTANLLWDNKSSVLVGDYLFARAFQLMVETGSLTVLDILSNAAATIAEGEVLQLSVAQNITTGEAVYCQVIRGKTAALFEAATEVGGVISGAPEAQVKTLAAYGDALGMSFQIVDDLLDWGGASGVMGKNLGDDFRERKLTLPVIRAIARADDEERAFWERTIGKGQQDEGDLTHAMDLLRRHGTLEDTRDEALRYAGLAKDAMARMPDHPLRDMLADLADYVVARVS, encoded by the coding sequence ATGAGCCTGGATGAGGCCGCCACCAAACCCCATGACCGGCTGCGCGCCTATCTGACCGATGATCTGGACGCGGTGAACGGGTTGATCCGGGCGCGGATGGTCTCTGATCATGCGCCGCGTATCCCCGAGGTCACCGCCCATCTGGTCGAGGCGGGCGGCAAACGTATCCGCCCGATGATGACCCTCGCCGCTGCGCGGCTTTGTGGCTATGACGGCGATGCGCATCAGAAACTGGCGGCGACGGTGGAATTCATCCATACCGCCACATTGCTGCATGATGATGTGGTCGATGAAAGCGGTCAGCGGCGCGGGCGGCCCACGGCAAACCTGTTATGGGACAATAAATCAAGCGTGCTGGTCGGTGATTACCTGTTCGCCCGGGCGTTTCAACTGATGGTCGAAACCGGGTCACTGACAGTTCTTGATATTCTGTCCAACGCGGCAGCCACCATCGCCGAGGGGGAGGTGTTGCAACTGTCCGTCGCGCAGAACATCACCACCGGTGAAGCGGTTTATTGCCAGGTGATCCGCGGCAAGACGGCGGCGCTGTTCGAGGCCGCAACCGAGGTGGGCGGGGTGATTTCCGGCGCGCCCGAGGCGCAGGTGAAGACGCTGGCCGCCTATGGCGACGCGCTTGGGATGAGTTTCCAGATTGTCGATGACCTGTTGGACTGGGGCGGGGCCTCAGGGGTGATGGGCAAGAATCTGGGCGATGATTTCCGCGAGCGGAAACTGACCCTGCCGGTGATCCGCGCCATTGCCAGAGCGGATGATGAGGAACGTGCCTTCTGGGAACGCACCATCGGCAAGGGCCAGCAGGACGAGGGCGACCTGACCCATGCGATGGATCTTCTGCGCCGCCATGGCACGCTGGAAGACACGCGTGATGAGGCCCTGCGCTATGCCGGTCTTGCCAAAGACGCGATGGCCCGGATGCCCGATCACCCCCTGCGCGATATGCTGGCCGATCTTGCCGATTACGTGGTGGCACGGGTGAGCTAA
- a CDS encoding putative signal transducing protein, with amino-acid sequence MQEILRSTDPTIIAFASALLSGEDIEVFEMDVHMSVLEGSIGVLPRRLMVRRDQAFEARAVLRDNDLHVTE; translated from the coding sequence ATGCAAGAAATTCTGCGCAGCACCGACCCGACAATTATCGCCTTTGCTTCGGCGCTTCTGTCAGGCGAGGATATAGAGGTGTTCGAGATGGACGTCCATATGAGCGTGCTGGAAGGCTCGATCGGGGTTTTGCCGCGCCGCCTGATGGTGCGCCGCGATCAGGCTTTTGAAGCGCGTGCGGTGCTGCGTGACAATGACCTGCACGTGACCGAGTGA
- a CDS encoding tRNA1(Val) (adenine(37)-N6)-methyltransferase — MWAEDDLTQDAFLGGRVRAWQPRKGYRAGTDPVFLAAACTARPGDTVLELGCGAGVASLCLAARVPDLAITGVERQAGYADLARRNGLNVAEADLITLPADLRQRSFDHVIANPPYYPAGGGTKAGDAGREAALREDTALTDWVEIAGRRLAPKGWLTVIQAAERLPDLMAALSAAGFGAISLLPLASRTGRAAGRVLIKARKSGRAPFTLMAPFIMHDGSDHQSDGEDYTAPARAILRDGAALDWPGTGEMPTN; from the coding sequence ATGTGGGCCGAAGATGATCTGACCCAAGATGCCTTTCTTGGCGGGCGGGTGAGGGCCTGGCAGCCGCGCAAAGGCTATCGCGCGGGCACCGATCCGGTGTTTCTGGCCGCAGCCTGCACTGCCCGGCCCGGCGACACGGTGCTGGAACTGGGATGCGGCGCTGGCGTGGCCAGCCTGTGCCTGGCTGCGCGGGTGCCCGATCTGGCGATCACCGGGGTCGAGAGGCAGGCGGGTTATGCCGATCTGGCGCGCCGGAACGGCCTGAATGTGGCAGAGGCTGACCTGATCACCCTGCCAGCTGATCTGCGACAGCGCAGTTTTGATCATGTCATCGCAAACCCACCCTATTATCCGGCCGGTGGTGGTACGAAAGCGGGCGATGCAGGCCGCGAGGCGGCGCTGCGCGAAGACACAGCGCTGACCGATTGGGTTGAAATTGCCGGGCGGCGCCTGGCTCCGAAAGGCTGGCTGACAGTTATTCAGGCCGCAGAGCGGCTGCCCGATCTGATGGCGGCGCTTTCTGCTGCCGGTTTCGGCGCGATTTCGCTGTTGCCTCTGGCCTCCCGCACGGGTCGTGCAGCGGGCCGGGTGCTGATCAAAGCCCGGAAATCCGGGCGCGCGCCGTTTACCCTGATGGCCCCTTTTATCATGCATGACGGGTCAGACCATCAGAGCGACGGGGAGGATTACACCGCACCGGCCCGGGCGATTCTGCGCGACGGCGCAGCGCTCGACTGGCCCGGCACCGGCGAAATGCCGACAAATTAA
- a CDS encoding YdcH family protein: MSLGAHLQELRKKHESLSERVEAAERSPGMDELAIRDLKKQKLRLKEEISRLDG, from the coding sequence ATGTCGCTAGGCGCCCATCTTCAGGAACTGCGGAAAAAGCATGAAAGCCTCTCGGAACGGGTAGAGGCGGCGGAACGCAGTCCCGGCATGGACGAACTTGCTATTCGAGACCTCAAAAAACAGAAATTGCGCCTGAAAGAAGAAATCAGCCGTCTCGACGGCTGA